The Rhizobium sp. TH2 genome includes a window with the following:
- the traA gene encoding Ti-type conjugative transfer relaxase TraA, translating into MAIMFVRAQVISRGAGRSIVSAAAYRHRARMMDDQAGTSFSYRGGASELVHEEMALPDQVPGWLKTAIDGQSVAKASEALWNALDAFETRVDAQLARELIIALPEELTRAENIALVRAFVRDNFTSKGMVADWVYHDKDGNPHIHLMTTLRPLTEEGFGPKKVPVLGEDGEPLRVATPDRPNGKIVYKLWAGDKETMKAWKIAWAETANQHLALAGHEIRLDGRSYAEQGLDRIAQKHLGPEKAALARKGVEMYFAPADLARRQEMADRLLSEPELLLKQLGNERSTFDEKDIARALHRYVDDPVDFANIRARLMASDDLVMLRPQQLNAETGKASEPAVFTTREILRIEYDMARSAEILSERKGFGVSGAQVAAAVKSVETADPANPFKLDAEQVDAVSHVTGNNAIAAVVGLAGAGKSTLLAAARVAWESEGRRVIGAALAGKAAEGLEDSSGIRSRTLASWELAWASGRETLQRGDVLVVDEAGMVSSHQMARVLKAVEGVGAKAVLVGDAMQLQPIQAGAAFRAISERVGFAELAGVRRQRDEWAREASRLFARGKVEEGLDAYAQHGRIAAAETRAEIVSRIVADWTDARRDLLQKTAGGGEASRLRGDELLVLAHTNEDVKRLNESLRKVMMEEGALTGAREFQTARGVREFAAGDRIIFLENARFLEPRARRLGPQYVKNGMLGTVVTTGDQRGDALLSVRLDNGRDVVISEATYRNVDHGYAATIHKSQGSTVDRTFVLATGIMDQHLAYVAMTRHRDRADLYAAKEDFETKTEWDRKPRADHAAGVTGALVETGFAKFRPNDEDADDSPYADVKTDDGTVHRLWGVSLPKAIEDAGVADGDTVTLRKNGVEKVKVQIPIIDEQTGQKRFEEREVERNVWTAKQVETVEARQERIERGSHRPELFKQLVERLSRSGAKTTTLDFESAAGYQAHAQDFARRRGIDTLASAAAGMEEGVSRRLAWLAEKKEQVAELWQRASVALGFAIERERRISYSEDRAESVSAEIPTGRRYLIPPTTDFARSVDEDARRAQLSSPRWNEREEILRPLLAKIYRDPDVALTHLNALASDARIEPRTLAGDLANAPDRLGRLRGSDNIVEARAARDERSVAVAAFKELLPLIRAHATEFRRNADRFREREQTRRAYMSLSIPAISKQAMQRLVEIEAVRSRGGDDAWKTAFAFATEDRSLVQEVKAVSDALTARFGWSAFTGKADAIAERNVLERMPEDLTDERRGKLTRLFEVIRRFSEEQHLAERKDQSKIVAGASIEAGKEPNAVLPMLAAVTEFRTPIDDEARPRALATQHYRHNRAALAETATRIWRDPAGAVDRIEGLIVKGFAAERIAAAVANDPTAYGALRGSDRLMDRMLAVGRERKDALQAVPEASVRLRSLGVAYVSAFDAERRSVTEERRRMAVAIPGLSQAAEDALRKLAAQMKKQGNKLAVAAGSIDPRIGQEFAAVSRALDERFGRNAILRGEKDVVNRVPAAQRRAFEAMHERLMILQQTVRMQASQQIISERQQHIINRARGVIF; encoded by the coding sequence GTGGCGATCATGTTCGTCAGAGCGCAGGTGATCAGCAGGGGAGCGGGACGCAGTATCGTCTCGGCGGCCGCCTATCGCCACCGCGCCCGGATGATGGACGATCAGGCTGGAACGTCCTTCAGCTACCGGGGCGGCGCGTCCGAACTGGTGCATGAGGAGATGGCGCTGCCGGACCAGGTTCCGGGCTGGCTGAAGACGGCGATCGACGGCCAATCCGTCGCCAAGGCAAGCGAGGCGCTCTGGAATGCACTCGATGCCTTCGAGACGCGGGTCGATGCGCAGCTGGCTCGCGAGCTGATTATCGCACTGCCGGAAGAGTTGACGCGGGCGGAGAACATTGCGCTTGTCCGCGCGTTCGTCCGAGACAATTTTACGTCGAAGGGGATGGTGGCCGATTGGGTCTATCACGACAAGGACGGCAATCCGCACATCCATCTGATGACGACGCTGCGTCCGCTGACCGAGGAGGGGTTCGGACCAAAGAAGGTCCCTGTGCTTGGTGAGGATGGCGAGCCGCTGCGCGTCGCCACACCAGATCGGCCGAACGGCAAGATCGTCTACAAGCTCTGGGCCGGCGACAAGGAAACCATGAAGGCGTGGAAGATCGCCTGGGCAGAAACCGCAAACCAGCATCTGGCGCTCGCCGGCCATGAGATTCGCCTCGACGGCCGCTCCTATGCGGAACAGGGCCTCGACAGGATCGCGCAAAAACATCTCGGGCCCGAAAAGGCGGCGCTCGCCCGAAAGGGCGTCGAGATGTATTTCGCGCCGGCCGATCTCGCCCGAAGGCAGGAGATGGCCGACCGCCTGCTGTCGGAGCCGGAGCTTCTCTTGAAGCAGCTTGGCAACGAGCGCTCTACTTTCGACGAGAAGGATATCGCCAGGGCGCTGCATCGCTATGTCGACGATCCCGTCGATTTTGCCAATATCCGGGCGCGTTTGATGGCGTCGGACGATCTGGTCATGCTGAGGCCGCAGCAGCTCAATGCCGAAACCGGCAAGGCGTCGGAACCGGCAGTATTCACCACGCGAGAGATCCTGCGGATCGAATATGACATGGCGCGGTCGGCTGAGATTCTATCAGAGCGCAAGGGCTTTGGTGTTTCCGGTGCCCAAGTCGCTGCAGCTGTCAAAAGCGTCGAAACGGCCGATCCGGCAAATCCTTTCAAGCTCGATGCCGAACAAGTCGATGCTGTCAGTCATGTCACCGGCAACAACGCGATTGCAGCCGTTGTCGGTCTAGCCGGCGCCGGTAAATCGACGCTGCTTGCCGCCGCGCGCGTCGCCTGGGAAAGCGAAGGCCGGCGGGTGATCGGCGCAGCACTTGCCGGCAAGGCGGCCGAAGGGTTGGAGGACAGTTCCGGCATCAGGTCGCGCACGCTGGCCTCCTGGGAATTGGCATGGGCGAGCGGGCGCGAGACGCTCCAGCGCGGCGACGTCCTTGTCGTCGATGAGGCTGGCATGGTGTCCTCGCATCAGATGGCTCGTGTCCTGAAAGCCGTGGAAGGCGTAGGCGCGAAAGCCGTGCTGGTCGGTGACGCCATGCAGCTTCAGCCGATCCAGGCCGGTGCTGCCTTCCGGGCGATTTCGGAGCGTGTCGGCTTTGCGGAACTTGCCGGCGTCCGCCGCCAGCGCGATGAGTGGGCGCGTGAGGCCTCGCGGCTCTTCGCCCGCGGCAAGGTCGAGGAGGGTCTCGACGCCTATGCGCAGCATGGACGCATCGCTGCAGCCGAAACACGCGCAGAAATCGTCTCGCGTATTGTCGCGGATTGGACGGATGCCCGGCGCGACCTCCTTCAGAAAACCGCCGGTGGAGGAGAGGCTTCCCGGCTTCGTGGCGACGAACTTCTTGTGCTGGCGCATACCAATGAGGATGTGAAGCGTCTCAACGAATCCCTGCGCAAGGTGATGATGGAGGAGGGCGCGCTGACCGGCGCCCGCGAATTCCAGACGGCGCGCGGGGTTCGCGAGTTCGCTGCTGGCGACCGGATCATCTTCCTCGAAAACGCGCGTTTTCTGGAACCGCGCGCCCGCCGTCTCGGTCCGCAATACGTCAAGAACGGCATGCTTGGTACGGTCGTAACCACCGGTGACCAGCGGGGTGATGCGTTGTTGTCGGTGCGTCTCGACAATGGCCGCGACGTCGTCATCAGCGAGGCCACTTATCGCAACGTCGATCACGGCTATGCCGCGACGATACACAAATCGCAGGGGTCGACGGTCGACCGGACCTTCGTGCTCGCCACCGGCATAATGGACCAGCACCTGGCCTATGTGGCGATGACACGGCATCGCGATCGCGCCGATCTTTATGCTGCGAAAGAGGACTTTGAGACAAAGACGGAATGGGACCGCAAGCCGCGCGCCGATCACGCGGCCGGCGTTACAGGCGCGCTGGTGGAAACCGGATTCGCCAAGTTCCGGCCCAATGATGAGGATGCCGATGACAGCCCCTATGCTGACGTCAAGACGGACGACGGAACGGTCCATCGTCTCTGGGGCGTCAGCCTGCCGAAGGCGATCGAGGATGCCGGCGTCGCGGACGGCGACACGGTCACGCTGCGCAAGAACGGCGTTGAGAAGGTCAAGGTCCAGATTCCGATTATTGACGAGCAAACCGGACAGAAGCGGTTTGAGGAACGGGAAGTCGAGCGCAATGTCTGGACGGCGAAACAGGTCGAAACCGTCGAGGCTCGCCAGGAGCGGATCGAGCGCGGTAGCCATCGGCCGGAATTGTTCAAGCAACTCGTCGAGCGCCTGTCGCGGTCTGGCGCCAAGACCACCACGCTCGATTTCGAGAGCGCCGCCGGCTACCAGGCGCATGCGCAAGATTTCGCGCGGCGGCGCGGTATCGACACGCTCGCCTCGGCCGCGGCCGGGATGGAGGAGGGCGTTTCCCGGCGGCTGGCGTGGCTTGCTGAGAAAAAAGAGCAGGTGGCGGAGCTCTGGCAGCGCGCGAGCGTGGCACTCGGTTTCGCGATCGAACGCGAGCGGCGCATTTCCTACAGCGAGGACCGGGCGGAATCAGTCTCTGCAGAAATCCCAACCGGTAGGCGCTATCTGATCCCGCCCACCACTGACTTCGCGCGAAGCGTCGACGAGGACGCTCGCCGCGCGCAGCTTTCGTCACCCCGGTGGAACGAGCGGGAGGAAATCCTTCGGCCGCTGCTCGCAAAAATCTATCGCGATCCGGATGTCGCGCTCACCCACCTGAACGCGCTCGCCTCGGATGCCAGGATCGAACCCCGCACGCTCGCCGGCGATCTCGCCAATGCGCCGGATCGGCTCGGCCGCTTGCGCGGGTCCGACAATATCGTCGAGGCGCGCGCAGCGCGCGACGAGCGCAGTGTTGCTGTGGCGGCATTCAAGGAATTGCTGCCCTTGATTCGTGCGCACGCGACCGAGTTTCGCCGGAATGCCGACCGGTTCCGCGAACGTGAGCAGACGCGCCGTGCCTATATGTCCTTGTCGATCCCGGCGATTTCTAAACAGGCCATGCAACGTCTTGTCGAAATTGAAGCAGTGCGCAGCCGAGGTGGCGACGACGCCTGGAAAACTGCCTTCGCCTTTGCCACCGAGGATCGCTCTCTCGTGCAGGAGGTCAAGGCCGTGAGCGATGCTTTGACGGCACGCTTCGGCTGGAGCGCCTTCACCGGAAAGGCCGATGCGATTGCCGAGCGCAACGTACTCGAGCGCATGCCGGAGGATCTCACGGACGAACGGAGGGGGAAGCTGACGCGGCTCTTCGAGGTTATCAGGCGCTTCAGTGAGGAGCAGCATCTTGCCGAGCGCAAGGACCAGTCGAAGATCGTCGCCGGCGCCAGCATCGAAGCCGGCAAGGAGCCTAACGCCGTGCTGCCAATGCTTGCCGCAGTGACGGAGTTTAGGACGCCGATTGATGATGAAGCGCGTCCACGCGCGCTCGCCACTCAGCACTATCGTCACAATCGTGCTGCTCTGGCCGAGACTGCCACGCGCATCTGGCGCGATCCGGCCGGCGCCGTCGACAGAATAGAGGGTCTGATCGTCAAAGGCTTTGCGGCCGAGCGGATCGCGGCGGCTGTCGCGAACGACCCCACTGCTTACGGGGCGCTGCGCGGCTCCGATCGCCTGATGGATCGGATGCTCGCCGTCGGCCGGGAGCGCAAGGATGCGCTGCAAGCCGTACCGGAAGCATCCGTCCGACTGCGCTCGCTCGGCGTGGCTTATGTCAGCGCCTTCGATGCCGAGCGCCGGTCCGTCACGGAAGAACGACGCCGCATGGCGGTTGCCATTCCCGGATTGTCGCAAGCCGCCGAAGACGCGCTGCGCAAGTTGGCAGCGCAGATGAAAAAGCAAGGCAACAAGCTCGCCGTTGCCGCCGGTTCGATTGATCCGCGCATTGGCCAGGAATTCGCCGCGGTCAGCCGCGCACTCGACGAACGTTTCGGCCGCAACGCCATCCTCCGCGGCGAGAAGGACGTCGTCAATCGTGTGCCGGCGGCGCAGCGTCGTGCCTTTGAGGCAATGCACGAGCGGCTGATGATCTTGCAGCAGACCGTCCGCATGCAGGCAAGCCAGCAAATCATATCGGAGCGTCAACAGCACATCATCAACCGCGCGCGCGGCGTCATCTTTTGA
- a CDS encoding zeta toxin family protein: MAEDEPGLLSPARNETIFRNDILRDYLPDTMGRAERPHLILLGGQPGAGKTAVLTASQNELAQSGPTIRIVGDDLRSYHPEYLAFQRQDPETASRYTQMDAGLWTEKLLAAATERQVNVVFETTMRTPENVARAIGTARDAGYAVEVRAVAVNPRLSWQGAHHRFEEMLHAGQGPRIPPQHVHDAAVDGLRVSLEKLEGEKLVDRVQLRTRGGAIVYDNERRDGQWFYAPSSRLVLEREQSRPMTRGELQRFADDWNHVLARMEERRAPNDRIADVKTRAADDVRYLLSQRHEADGAESQRRGRTIPQEPAERHRLFVEFYDNAVRDAERRPIGNVEAHAIGRLAQTYMALRLVEVARDLGLLPEDGTIVATRAMVQDKRGAPEFPAAHRMPADPAVETADGRRRRLTEHFAVELNRVAIDRDVFSPTDRMARLANVADSWTVAAGMRKTLVRAANGVANGRMSAHQAMSKIVEPGYAAAIATAQGRLERNMALAERAAIATIIFNGKGEPLRAMRDDLRLRTPVIENRARAKSMMEAALEEAARHTRLDPGLRRTADAFANGISENERKLALGLGHRLGRDRAHALGTALVPAKHLPDLTESEIGQRMQRSARLADKRAEIENLSRLVFGDGEAVSVQRISDGRSGAAAGADVREGRLGEMAGEGRRWLGGPSPERQAAEAYAPRLAAALADYGLAMEFERHRIVTQHREEQARQRVEIPRPSARLSEVLGAENPEKVRRLNTEPALHRELETLSLAITKRLSPAEKAVLKEGNIARVASSFAISAEQGASLRKIHEGAKTLQETTLRQNRERTQGNQLHLRR, from the coding sequence ATGGCGGAGGACGAGCCCGGCCTGCTCTCACCGGCAAGAAACGAGACCATTTTCCGAAACGACATTTTGCGCGACTATCTGCCTGACACCATGGGTCGGGCGGAGCGACCGCACCTCATCCTGCTCGGCGGGCAGCCAGGTGCGGGCAAGACGGCCGTCCTCACGGCAAGCCAGAACGAGCTTGCCCAGTCCGGGCCAACCATCCGCATTGTCGGCGACGATCTGCGGTCCTATCACCCCGAGTATCTCGCCTTCCAGAGGCAGGATCCGGAGACTGCTTCCCGCTACACGCAGATGGATGCGGGGCTTTGGACGGAGAAGCTTTTGGCGGCTGCTACGGAGCGGCAGGTCAATGTCGTCTTTGAGACGACGATGCGCACGCCGGAGAATGTCGCCCGGGCAATCGGCACAGCACGCGATGCTGGATACGCGGTGGAGGTGCGCGCTGTTGCGGTCAATCCACGCCTCAGCTGGCAGGGCGCCCATCATCGCTTCGAGGAAATGCTGCATGCCGGGCAGGGGCCGCGCATTCCGCCACAGCACGTTCACGACGCGGCCGTCGACGGGCTTCGTGTCAGTCTGGAAAAGCTCGAGGGCGAAAAGCTGGTCGACCGGGTACAACTGCGAACCCGAGGCGGTGCGATTGTCTATGACAATGAACGCCGCGACGGGCAATGGTTCTATGCTCCCAGCAGCAGACTGGTCCTGGAACGCGAGCAGAGCCGGCCGATGACGCGGGGCGAGTTGCAGCGTTTCGCGGACGACTGGAACCATGTGCTGGCTCGCATGGAAGAACGGCGGGCGCCCAACGACCGCATCGCTGACGTCAAGACGCGCGCCGCAGACGATGTGCGCTACCTGCTCTCGCAGCGTCACGAGGCAGATGGAGCGGAGAGCCAGCGCCGTGGACGGACAATCCCCCAAGAGCCCGCCGAGCGTCATCGGCTCTTCGTCGAATTCTACGACAACGCGGTGCGTGACGCCGAGCGCCGACCGATCGGCAATGTCGAGGCGCATGCGATCGGGCGCCTCGCACAGACCTACATGGCACTGCGACTGGTCGAGGTGGCGCGAGACCTCGGTTTGCTGCCGGAGGATGGGACGATCGTCGCGACGCGGGCGATGGTGCAGGACAAGCGTGGAGCTCCCGAATTTCCGGCGGCCCATCGGATGCCGGCGGATCCCGCTGTCGAAACGGCGGATGGGCGTCGCCGCCGGCTGACGGAGCATTTCGCCGTGGAGCTCAATCGAGTGGCGATCGACCGTGACGTGTTCAGCCCGACCGATCGGATGGCGCGTCTCGCCAACGTTGCGGATTCCTGGACAGTGGCGGCCGGCATGCGCAAGACCCTTGTTCGGGCGGCAAATGGCGTAGCCAATGGCCGCATGTCCGCCCACCAAGCGATGTCAAAAATCGTGGAGCCAGGATATGCGGCCGCGATCGCTACTGCACAGGGCCGGCTTGAGCGCAATATGGCGCTCGCCGAACGTGCGGCCATCGCGACCATTATCTTCAATGGGAAGGGGGAACCGCTTCGCGCCATGCGGGATGATCTGCGGCTTCGGACCCCAGTCATCGAGAACCGCGCGCGCGCCAAGTCGATGATGGAGGCGGCCCTGGAAGAAGCAGCGCGGCATACCCGTCTCGATCCGGGATTGCGCCGAACTGCGGATGCATTCGCGAACGGTATTTCCGAGAACGAGCGGAAACTCGCCCTTGGGTTGGGCCATCGGTTGGGTCGGGATCGCGCTCATGCCCTTGGCACAGCCCTCGTCCCGGCCAAGCATTTGCCGGACCTCACGGAATCTGAAATCGGCCAGCGGATGCAACGCTCCGCGCGGCTTGCGGACAAGCGCGCCGAGATCGAGAACCTGTCCCGACTGGTCTTCGGCGATGGTGAGGCAGTCTCGGTACAGCGTATCAGCGATGGACGCAGCGGTGCGGCCGCCGGCGCCGACGTGCGTGAGGGTCGGCTTGGAGAGATGGCCGGCGAGGGGAGGCGATGGCTTGGCGGGCCGAGCCCGGAGCGGCAGGCCGCGGAGGCCTACGCGCCCCGTCTTGCGGCGGCATTGGCCGACTATGGACTCGCAATGGAGTTCGAACGACACCGGATTGTGACACAGCATCGCGAGGAACAGGCGAGGCAGCGGGTGGAGATTCCCCGACCGTCGGCGAGGCTGTCGGAAGTCCTAGGGGCCGAGAACCCCGAAAAAGTCCGACGGCTAAACACCGAACCAGCCCTGCACCGCGAGCTTGAAACCCTCTCCCTCGCGATCACCAAACGCCTCTCTCCAGCCGAGAAAGCGGTTCTGAAGGAAGGAAATATCGCCCGGGTGGCCTCGTCCTTCGCCATCAGCGCGGAGCAGGGCGCTTCGTTGCGAAAGATCCATGAGGGCGCCAAGACTTTGCAGGAGACGACACTTCGCCAGAACCGCGAACGAACACAGGGCAACCAGTTGCATCTTCGCCGTTGA
- a CDS encoding RcgA family putative transporter, protein MIKNGKFFLPPSKGGGDFKELFKQLAAAGAGRPLASDGFPAGPWTPELLAEAISQIDSNRTGVEMRTVQLWFQENDKGISTANIRWLARIFGCDDPAATSEWQIELSLAQSRLTAKRRDSKKAENSEALDAADLERTATADETKSKAGLTRDMVAQEPSRHFSLARRSEALISHGSPLNLPVSVFAGATALGFLSYITGIHNATYGRSDGLVKQVGFLWAPNWTILFMVFLPLFFALVAELLVFWKHEGRLKLVSQGRMESDNAWARTVEASSYTYWAVFFICVLFAGLFQWIGMCLIPLINGGGDYAIDWSKLTLVRPEVISVPMSIVFTGLAYLYMCLCFYLFFVGLILLHTMVHDLWKIGELSKSQPGVGSKCEVNEVGLRVMRGIFRCTILGILIAICMKAQSAYLTSNGKNIGAWLVGDMFSGFQRRSAVSDGSRYIMPTHYSSLLIAMSACFVFLYGSIRLGVGRRRHFPLWRMSAIVALLFAGYLLIDAFAGFSILLGVGVLLATYGLFDPGFGQWRASEFGNHQNVS, encoded by the coding sequence TTGATAAAGAACGGAAAGTTTTTCCTTCCTCCGTCGAAAGGCGGGGGTGATTTCAAAGAGCTATTCAAACAACTAGCTGCGGCGGGAGCGGGCCGGCCATTGGCCAGTGATGGGTTCCCTGCAGGCCCATGGACGCCCGAGCTTCTTGCAGAGGCGATTTCGCAAATCGATTCCAACCGGACGGGGGTCGAAATGCGAACAGTGCAACTTTGGTTTCAAGAGAACGATAAGGGAATTAGCACCGCCAACATTCGTTGGCTGGCAAGGATTTTTGGGTGCGATGATCCGGCGGCCACAAGCGAATGGCAGATAGAGCTTAGTTTGGCGCAGTCTCGGCTGACCGCCAAGAGGCGAGATTCAAAGAAAGCGGAAAACAGCGAAGCGCTAGACGCTGCAGATCTGGAGCGTACAGCGACCGCCGATGAGACGAAGTCCAAGGCAGGCCTGACACGCGATATGGTCGCCCAAGAGCCGAGTCGGCATTTCAGTTTGGCGAGGAGATCGGAGGCGCTTATTAGCCACGGATCTCCCTTGAACCTACCGGTGTCGGTGTTTGCGGGCGCCACCGCTCTTGGGTTTTTGTCTTATATTACGGGGATTCACAACGCTACCTATGGCCGCTCGGATGGCCTTGTTAAGCAGGTTGGATTTCTGTGGGCGCCAAATTGGACAATCCTCTTCATGGTGTTTCTCCCACTGTTTTTTGCGCTCGTGGCAGAACTGCTCGTGTTCTGGAAACATGAAGGACGTTTGAAGCTTGTATCGCAGGGCCGGATGGAAAGCGACAATGCTTGGGCGCGCACCGTCGAGGCTTCGTCCTATACATATTGGGCGGTCTTTTTTATCTGTGTGTTGTTCGCTGGTCTTTTTCAGTGGATCGGCATGTGCCTGATCCCGTTGATCAACGGCGGTGGCGACTATGCGATCGATTGGAGCAAGTTAACACTGGTGCGCCCTGAAGTCATATCAGTGCCAATGTCGATTGTGTTCACAGGGCTCGCTTACCTGTACATGTGCTTGTGCTTCTATCTGTTCTTCGTAGGTCTCATTTTGCTTCATACGATGGTGCATGACCTTTGGAAAATCGGAGAGCTCTCGAAGAGCCAGCCGGGAGTGGGGTCTAAGTGCGAGGTCAATGAAGTCGGCCTACGGGTCATGCGCGGAATTTTTCGATGCACTATCTTGGGGATCCTGATCGCCATATGCATGAAGGCCCAAAGCGCCTACCTAACGTCGAATGGAAAGAACATTGGGGCTTGGTTGGTCGGTGATATGTTCTCAGGATTCCAGAGGCGCAGCGCTGTGAGCGACGGGTCTCGCTATATAATGCCGACGCATTACAGCAGCCTGCTTATCGCTATGTCGGCCTGTTTTGTTTTTTTATACGGCTCCATCCGTCTAGGTGTCGGACGTCGGCGTCATTTTCCTTTGTGGAGGATGTCGGCGATCGTAGCCCTACTCTTTGCTGGCTACCTGCTGATCGACGCGTTCGCTGGCTTTTCGATCCTTCTGGGCGTTGGCGTGCTGCTTGCGACATACGGTCTGTTTGATC